The DNA sequence CAAAATTGATCTATCGTACGGAATTTTtcgataataaaaaattttgatggaGCCTCTCttaaaatttggatatttttactgtctataattctatataaaaaaaattaatttataatttattttcagccaatatataattaaatttatcaaactaaataataagatatttgtcattttttaatcataacacaactaaaatataaaaaatagatcCATATACAATTAAATTAGACTAATAATATATCAATTATCTATAAATACGtattaaaattataagtaaTTTTACATGTACTTTTAGTTGTCTAGTTTCTTTCATTGTCAAGTCACGCTATGAAAAAGTTTACAATGACTTGTTGAGCTTCTAATTGAGcacttctattttctttattaacTCCTCACGATCTTGCATTACTTCTTTAAGTTATGCTTAAATCTTTAACttagattttgaaatttttatgcCATAACTTGTACCACTTTTTTCACCTTTTACTGCTAAAAAAGCTTCATTTAGAGTGATAGAATTTTCagttttgtagaattcattgatTATAAAGCTAATATCATCATGCATAATACAAATAGGATAGTGCTGTTTGAAaacaaagataaaatttaaCACGTAAAAGGAAAATACTAGTAATAATATACTAATATTACATCAATTTATTTAGCTTTTTCATTGAcccattttttattattcttttgatgAGTAATTTGACACAATTCTTGAATGTTAGACTCGTCACCAATTTTAGGATGGTGctataattattttaaagtttaaaatattaCATGTAATTAAGTGCGAACTTGACATAGCAAAAAATATAACACTAAATTAAAGACTTTAAGACTATTTACCTGATCACGTTTAACAACTTAAAATGATTTTCGGCTAACATACATGTGATATAACGTGatgctttctatttttttttcttaaatatttttcttatataataCCAAATTCACAAAGACAAAAGGAATTAAGttataattatatcaataaTTTAAAGTAACAAAACAAGATAAGAACACTTCAATATCTGTCATAATgaaaattcaaactaaaaaaaagaacTTCCAACGTAGCATACCAACATCTCCCAtatctctaaaataaaaaaaaaaaacaaaaaacataatcttaaaacaaaaaaaaaaagtaaaatcaaaataatagaacaaacaaataaaaaataaaatcaaatccACTTttcaaataaccaaaatcagaTTAACAAATAGATTACACAACAATATTTTCATAGACAATAAGAATAtcagcaaaataaaaaattagattatcAAAGAACAATATAAGCAATAATATTCAAATAACATACATTTACATTTAACAGAACAGAAATTAGACCAGATCAACAGCAGAAAAAGAACGGACAAACCAGACCAGCAACAGAGAAAAAACAGACGAACCAAACCACCAGCAGAGGAAGAACGGCCGAACCAGACCAGTAGAGGCAGAAGACGACGTAAGACGAGCAGAGGAGCAGAAACGGCAACCATGAACAACAACGACGACGACGACGAAAACCACGACGATCACCACCACCACAGGAGCTGATGACCGTGCACAAGAGACGCCGACACACACGACACGATGACGGCACAGAAGATGACGGCAGAGGAGACGAAAGCGAGGCAGAGCGTTCATAGGAGATTACGCCAGTACTTCTTCTTCCAACAGGAGTTCCATTATTGTTAAGTGGAGTGGAGGCGCAGAGATAATAGAGTGAGGTTCCAAAGTGAGGGAGTTAGAATTTTTATTACTTCACTTTACCTTTTACATTTTTACCATTGTTGTTTatgtttataatttaattaaatttttttaagtttcacAAATTTATTTGTAGttaacattaaaaatttttattattaataaaattatatactaatttttaaaagaatataaaataatatctacaattttaaaattaataaatacaaacaatatttataaaattttaatttttgaaacaaaataaaattattttaaaaaaactatataaataatttttttattcttaaagattttaacattttaaaataatttttttaattacaaaaattacttaaattttgtgacaaacaaataatttattacaacaatattaaattttgtgacaaattaattttttattacaaaataattggagtttttaaaataaaaagatattttgttacaaaataaattaaatttttgcaactactttatcctttattacaacatataataaaattttgtaacAAACACCAATTCGttacaaaaattaatataatttgtaacaaaaaaattagttgttacaaaatattaacatgttttgtaacaacaatacttgttgttacaaaaaatcatctttttgtaatagttttaaatttgacataaaatttttgtcacaaatattatattttcttgtagtgttattatatcaaaatatcttttaaattaataaaatttttgaaaagaagatataaattataattgatGGTTTATTAGTGGCTAAGAGAagagggggttgaatcttagccccttttttgCTTAGTAACTCTTGCTGTCCTTTAAAACACTTGAGgagatattttttgtttttgtctcgTGCCAAGTCACGAGActtttttgttttgtctcgtgACCAGTCAGgagatatttttcagttttgtctcctatgcagcagaatcagaaatggagtagaagagagagagaattacaccaagatatatcctggttcagctgctaagtgcaatgcagcctacatccaatctccatcacaacaatgatggaattttactataatcatatttgattacaaacaccaattctCCCTAAGAACAACCCTTCCTATCTAGGACAATTCCAGAATCTAACCCCAACCCTGAACATGACTTGTTAACCCACCAAACTTTCAACTGTTAAGTACTAACCTAACTTGCAAGGAGATTCCCGCAGAGTCATGatacacaacacagatgtacaaaggacctctaaggacatctatgattttttttcttttaattttgtgtaCTCTGTCTTTtttcgctctatggctttttcttataaacctcactgtttgccttttttcaTGAGACTAAAGACAGACAAAACttaacagaaaaatacaaaatagaaaacattgaaagagaagaacttctgttagcttaggtagctatgaGAACACTGTGCTTTCactctttttcttgtttgaagCCCTGGCTGTTCTCCCTTATTGATAGAAGGGGAAGCCTCCACGGTTGAAACTGTTGAACCAAGctaaacttcttcttcttcatgctaaaaccggttcggccagagagagaggagagataACCGAATgtaaaacccaacatgcaattacctctgtGTCTTCCCTTTTCACCAagcttcatcaatccgagccaTCCATCTTGACTTACACTCCAAGAAGGATTCCTAGCCCTTGATGAGTTCTTGATGATGACAGCTTCATCTGCTCTAACTTCTGCATCCTCCATCACGTAGCTACTATAGCTAcctcctgtggtggttgatcaaacgcaaagacaagccatgcctccaaggatcttcttcctctgaccgagttgatcttcttccttttttagGGTATGAAGAGCTTAAGATTACTTCACCACATCTTGTCTTTTGTGGTAAAGATCTTAGCCACACCACACTtcagattttctttttcttgatgcCATCATCACAATGGCTTTGACACTAGCTTCTTTCACTTTCTTTTGATAGCTCAAAATTTTTTCCATAGTTGCTGTGAAGTGACCGAAGCTagaggagagaagagagagaagagagaaaagcaTTCAATGGATTTGAATAAATGAATTAACTTTACTTCTCTCTTGCTTTGAGTGGCGTGGAGCACTAATGATAGCAATCAAATCAAGTGCTGTTTCTCTCTCATGATTCCaatgcaattaatgtgaattgaattaaatttgaaattcatctTATGATGAGAGGAAGAGAGTAACCGAACTAAGTAGCAAGTTTCCCTCTTTCTCATTTTTCAATTTGGATCAAGTTAGTGGATCTCTTCTTCAAACTGATTTGGGCTAATAATAGTTAATTTTGGCCcaacaagaataataataattcagcCACAATACTTTAAACATTTTTGAACCAATGCTGAATGTAAGGTTCACATTTGGGCTTgcaaatttttatttctttttagcCCAACACCAAATCTGCaggtaattaaaattattaattagcaAGTATGAAATTAAGgcttaaattaataattttgtaataaattttattaataatgtttgatcatcattaattttattttggagtttttcaaactcatcaataattttttaaaaatatttttttattttattgctcCTTTTactttgattattaaaaaattatcaaatatattaaaaaataaaaaaattattaaaaaaattcttttaacaACTTAGTAAcacctaaaaaaaattttagtttgaCTATATTTTATGGAACAGAATATAAAATGACAAAAGATAAACATCAACATAAGTGTATCATAAATAAGAATATAAAGATGAATATGCGGCTAGATAAGCAGAGGCGGATTTAAGGGGGTCTAGGGTGGCCATGGTccttccaattttttttaaaaaaagttagtactattagtttattattattatataattaatatatatattattggttaaatatatttttatattttacatactaaaaaaatttacatagtaatttaatatatataaattataatgtgtattataatatattagtaGCAATTAACaaatagttttaaaaaataataaaagtgtataaatatataaataattgaaAAGTTATTGAAAAATATAGGTTTGGATGAATGTAAAAagtaataattataaaaaaaattcttattttgATTCTTTTTATGACAACAGTAATAATTGAATAgattttttaaacaataaaaattattaaaataatactttaaaaTAAGATGAAAGATAAACTTTTAGCATATTATATATGATTGTATATGTTAAAAAAGAGAATgctttaaaatttatttcagttagtaaattaataatttttttagttatatgaAATATTGCagaccaaatttaaaaatactaaaattttaaagtatatagttgaatgttaatttttatataatataattattaattttgatctatatattataaattatattttgttgattttttttattatattatattttaatttattttatatttaacttGGCCtcctttttataaaatttttggatCCACCACTATAAATAAGTATGGATAAAAATATTGAaccaaaatacaaaaaaaaagttgaaataacgtttttttactaaaatataataGAAACTCGTTTCAAATTGTTtggatatataaaaaaaatcgaCAAGCATCTAACTAAAAAAGTAGTTTAGATAAACGATAAAttgttgacaaaaaaaaaatagaagaaaattaaaaaaatcatatacacgatgattaaaaaaaaatccatatatataaatagtttTGCTATAAACATGACCTGTAATAGAATTCAAGAATAAAATACAAGTTAACTAATCCCACTTAGTTGAAAGAAAAGACGTTGTTGGTTGAATTTGTTTTGGTCTGGCTCAGCTGGCATAATATCCCGGCCCGGAAATATGATTCGAGGGCACCTCGAACCCGAATCAGGAGGCCAATTCGACACCTCCACCTCTCCAGCAAAGCGCCTGACAGCTGGGGAGAGAAAATTTTTTGGAAGGCTGGTCTGCTCCTGTGAAACCCGACTTAGTTACAGAGTATATAGGAGGAGGACTCTACCCCTCTCCGAGGTACGTCACTATACTCTCACTCTTACTGCCATCTGTACGGAtcctgacttgagcgtcggagtccTTTTCGCGAGGCTTCAACCATCCATTCTTCCTCACGAACTCGGGAGGTCCGTCCATTCGTCAGCAGCCAAGGTCCAGATTCCCCTCGTCTCTCTTACCCGCTCCGTTCACCCGACAAACCGAACATTGGCACCGTCTGTGGGGACTTGGCCTGAATAGATTTTCTGTTAGGTCCAGTGGAAGGAGAGGAtggaggtaagccacgtgtggAGGACTTGGTTCACCGAACCAATAGAGTAGCCTCCTTGGCTTCCTCCCGTGAACGCACAAGATCCCCTCCCTGACGAGATGAGCTTCCCTCCTGTTCCCAGGAAAGGTGTCCCTTTGGAGGAACGGGAAGCGACAACGCGAGAATAATGCAGGAGCTATGCCACAGGGTGAAAAACTTGGAGCGAGAGCTGGCAAACAGAGAGCACTACCAACCCGCCCTGAGCCAACCTCGTTTTCGATCTCCTCAAAGGAGGGGGAAACCAGGGAAAGAAGCTCCCGGAGAGACCGCTCCAGATGTACACCACCCCCCCGATCCCAGTCAGAGGGCCAGGGGGAAAGTAGGGAAGTACCGAGGAGACGGCAAGACCCCATAATCTACACTCGACCCCGAGTGAGACATACAGAGGAGAACCGAGAAGATAGTAGAGAGAGACCAAGGAGGCGGTGACAAACCGTAATCATGGGAGCAACCCCTTTTCACCAATCCATGCTCGAGGTCCGGCTATCGAAACATTTCGACAAGCCAACGGATATGAGGTACGACGAGACCCAGGACCACCAGGAACACCTAACGGCCTTTGAGGCTAGGATGAACCTGGAGGGTGTGGGCGATGAGGTGAGATGTCGCGCATTTCCCGTGACCTTGGCGGGACCGGCAATCCGCTGGTTTAACGCCCTCCCTCAAGGCTCTGTAACGACTTTTACGGACATAACCCGCGCTTTTCTGGCTCAGTTCACCACGCGCATTGCCAAAGCAAAGCACCCGATCAACTTGCTGTGGGTGACACAAAGAAGCGGAGAACCGACTAGGAAGTACCTGGACAGGTTCAACGATGAATGCCTGGAGATCGAAGGCCTGACCGACTCAGTGGCCAGCTTGTGTCTGACAAACGGGCTGTTAAACGAAGACTATAGGAAACACCTCACCACCAAGCCTGTGTGGACAATGCAAGAAATCCAAAATGTGGCTAGAGAGTACATCAACGACGAGGAGGTCAGCCAGGTCGTGGCAGCCAACAAGCGGCAACCCACTTATCACC is a window from the Arachis stenosperma cultivar V10309 chromosome 3, arast.V10309.gnm1.PFL2, whole genome shotgun sequence genome containing:
- the LOC130965830 gene encoding uncharacterized protein LOC130965830, producing MGATPFHQSMLEVRLSKHFDKPTDMRYDETQDHQEHLTAFEARMNLEGVGDEVRCRAFPVTLAGPAIRWFNALPQGSVTTFTDITRAFLAQFTTRIAKAKHPINLLWVTQRSGEPTRKYLDRFNDECLEIEGLTDSVASLCLTNGLLNEDYRKHLTTKPVWTMQEIQNVAREYINDEEVSQVVAANKRQPTYHPARQPGNGEWPKEHSKDGTPAKTFKSFPRAGKFTNYTTLTAPIVKVYQHISDKGILSKPRQLKDRTEGNKNLYCDYHKGFGHKTQDCF